Genomic segment of Andrena cerasifolii isolate SP2316 chromosome 16, iyAndCera1_principal, whole genome shotgun sequence:
AATAGATGATTATTTTCAAAACAGTATTCGATAATACATAACTAGAAAATATGTGTTTCACAATGATTCTTCAACCGAACAAAAATATTTCCGAGAAGTATTATGCAGGTGCAGATGTTTTGGCGTCATAGCACAGAGTTTTCACGAGTACGTCAATTCGTTTTGTATATTTATGAAACATATTCAAAATATGTTTAATCACAGATATATGTTTGAAAACTGTATTGCATTTGtacattaattttctatttaatttaaaaaaaattctaaatattgCGCCATACCTACCCCCACAACACTTCTCTCTATATTTTGTTGGAATAATGATTATGAAATCGTATCCTGATGTTGGTGAACTATACACCACATattcatttaataaaataaaactgaaACATACTCTTTTTACATTGTCTTGGTTTGTTTTGTCACTATGAACATTTTGCTTGCGGTAACTCACCGGGTCCTGCCGTCCTGGACGTGTCAAGGAAGCTTAAAAAATCACACCCATAAGCGAAAGCTTGTGAcgcaaaatttagaagaaacgaCGAAGTAACAAAGTTCTCCTTCGTATGTTCAAGTGACCCCCGACTGGGATGCCGCTGTCAACTACGTCCTAGCCAGAAATGGTGGTGGTGTTCATGACTGGACTCTGGGTGCTGGGGCCAGATACAAGATCGACGAACAGTCGGTCTTCCGTTGCAAATTCAACAGTGATCTTCAGCTGGGCATGAGCTTGCAGCAAAAGCTCGACGAGAGCGTCACGCTGTCGCTATCGTTCAACATCGACTGTGCGAATGTAACGAGAGGTGGCCACAAAGTTGGTTTGGGCCTTGAAATTCAAGGGTGAACTGCTACGGGACGTTCGTCGTCCCAGTGTCCTTTTCGAAAAACGCTCTTTGTCTATATGATTTTAGAGCGCCTTTGTTTCGCGTCTATATTGTGATCGTTGATATTAAACTGTCATTATTTATAGTAAATCAGTACCCCCCTTGACCATTCTTTATGTTTCTCTAAAACTACTGTGAGCCCCGGCAACTGTGGGGCTATGAGAATCTTTTAAATGACAAGATATCTCTCTAAAATTACGTTAACACTATGTGGCGTAGGCGTGCTTTTACGCCTAGGTATTTCTATTCTGCGCACGGTTTTGGCGTGTTTCCACGTAGATACTTTCTGGAAACTGGAAAGCATCGACAGTATTGCCGGTAACTCGGAATTTTTACTTTGTTTTACTTACTATTctctattttcgtgaaaatattaTCAATGGATTGACGAGAGCCTTCTGACGAAGAGTCCgagtatatttaattaattaagtatATGCGCGGGTACCTAATTGGCTTACGGAATTCCGACGAGATTCGAAATACGTATAATTGCAAATTGACACATTTTTATCGGAGAAACCTCGCCTATCTGTTGATACTACTTCCATGAACATTTCATAGACAACATAGAAGTTTAAATTATCATTAGTGTCAGCATATGTTCAAAGTGCGGAGCGAGGTGGACGAAACTTTCCCAGCAGAAGCGAATGAGGATGCATTCTTGGAAATCCTTGCGAGTCAAAGTTTAAAATTAACACTGTGTTTCGACTCCTTATCGAAAGTGTTTGAAGCTGACCTGAACTTAAAGCAGTTTGGTAACAGGACTGTATTTTACTGCTCACGAATTACCATAAAACTGCTTGTGTTCTATTATTATTCTAAatctgaattttaaatatttatgctCGTGAATCGTTGAAGTTGCATGTCATTAACGAGAGATATCGGGATTCCTAAATTTGATACAGAAGGTTAAGAgtcttaaaatttaattttgcctAGACTCTTTgcaaacttttttctttttttgtagaATGAAAGTACAGTAAGAACATTATGGTGATAtctccataattttttttgtaacagACTTACGGGAACATCTTGTACATGACTTTTAAATTGCGTAATAGAGcactaaaatattcgaaggatTAAAGACTTTACCGCTGAAAGGGTTCCCAATGGTTTTTCTACTACAACTTATATGCACGCACGTCGCAACGCAATATGTACTaagtagagctgtacgagtacttgaatattcgggtagcttgaaatccgaaccaatccgggactcggtttccaagccgagccgggtacccgaaagaaccgagcggctcggacagaaccaagtacttgaatttttttcaagcggcccgaaagaaaccgagcggattggatggaaccgagcggattgaattttttcaagcggcccgaaagaaaccgggcggattggatggaaccgagcggattgaatttttccaagcggcccgaaagaaaccgggcggattggatagaacgaagaggattgaatttttccaagcggcccgaaagaaaccgggtggcttggaaagaaacgagcggtccgctcgaccttcattcggaccgttcgtttctttccaagccacccggtttcttagggcccgcccgcttactttccaagccgcccggtttctttcgggccgcttggaaaaattcaatccgctcggttccatccaatccgcccggtttctttcgggccgcttggaaaaattcaatccgctcggttccatccaatccgctcggtttctttcgagccgcttgaaaaaaattcaagtacttggttctgtccgagccgctcggttctttcgggtacctggctcggcttggtttttcaagccgagccaggctcggcttgctttttccgggtacttgatcagctctagtactaaggctgttcgagtactcggaaaaagcgagccgagccaggctcggtttttcgagccgagccgagccgagtacccgtaaaaaccgagtggctcgaaagaaccgagcggctcgataaaaccgagtagctcgaaagaaccgggcagcccgaaagaatcgagaagcttgaattttttcgagcggctcgaatatacttggaacTTGAACGTTtcaggcaatacgaatgtttcgaatattttaggttacgtttatctacgggaatgtaaataatggttctcaataactaatgtgaataattaaaatgtaagctatacatggaaatattctgtaacttttgaaaataagtactaacttcaaatctttctttcttttttcattttttttttgtgtatttatgaacgtattcatacacttctctttgtgttatctttcttttcttcttacttttttcttcgtaacctaaaatattcgaaacattcgtattgcccgaaatgttcaagcttcaagctatagtgcctctacgagctatagtgacttaggtgtgaggtcactcagtggggtcttaaccgataccctgctgggtacgggccgccaaacgtaccccctactacctcttgcaggactgtgtttagggaagaccaggacaaaagtggggtcctaaagggtaaagtCTCCAACATTACTTCAagacatgcagtgattttaatttaaaataagttgttaatataaaataattaaattacaactgttctaatgcagtacatataccttactacaatggatttttatttaatatgtgctgacaacgagacaaattttaattgccatagcaaagcttaattgatgtcttttaatattgataattaatttcttcaatttcttttttattttattaaaatcgaaattatattacttaatctttagggccccggttttgtcctggccATCCCTaagcacagtcctgcaagaggtagtaggaggcCACGTCTAACGGCCCATagccagcaggatatcggttaggaccccactgagtgacctcacacctaagtcactatagctcgtagaggcactatactcgacacagtcggtctgctcgaaaatttccatctgctccaagtatattcgagctgctagaaaaatttcgagtttctcggttcctccgagctactcggtttttacgggtactcggctcaactcggaaaccgagtctcggctcggtccgaacttcaagctactcgaatattcgagttctCGAACAGCTTTGATATGTACCTATAACGGATCTATGTGATCTGAAACGGAGTTTCGAAAGACTTGCTTTCGATCGAGGAGTGCGTAATGTGCTGTTGAAGACGAacgtacatttttaattttaaggaaattaattgGTCACTGGTTCAACGATATTCtttaatacatattttatttcagGCGTATGACAGGAGTATTTGGTTGATATTCgcgactgaaaaatatttttaatgcaatgtCCAGTTCTCTGTCTCTGAATGTATTTTCAGCACTCGAACATTTTTGGTTGGTAGTTTCTTCAGAAATTTTGCAATAAGCTTATACTCATCTTTCtacttttatttttgttttaaactgAGATTATTTTACTTCCTCGAATGATACTAACAATGATTACACTTCAGGATTTGCCGAAAACTTAACCAACCGAGATGATTTACAATTTGCAAAGAGTACCTGTAAAATAAAGTTTATATCACCATCAGGCTAATAATCTCTTCCAATTTCTTGACTGAAATTGACCCAAGTATTTTAGATACAAAGGAAAAACAATGCGATACACGAAGAAAATCGAATATGATAATTATAACTTTAAACAGATACAAGCAATTATCACATTAACGTATTCTTTCCTTATAACATTTGTATAAAGAAATGACTAAATTGGCTAAACACTTTTCATATAGCTTAAACTAACACCcgcgtagtttttttttttatttaatttcactaAATTTTCTGCTGTGTTATTATCATATTATATAATAGAGTTGAGGATTAATTTGTGTTTTGAATATTTTGCACCATTTTACTTTATGCtactttattacctactttacgtatattatatttattcctTTACACTGGCCCTTGCTTCtttttagaatataaaaatgacaataaTCGACTGCACTCTTCGTTCTAATGGAAACACTTTTAGAACGCCAATGCACATTCTTAAAGCATATTACGCACTCGATATTTTCGAGCGTCAATGCCAATGGAACCGGAAATTAACGAAACCAGAACGTTATCGATTTTGTTTCAAGCGTGTAGCTCCATTGTGAACGAAGAAGTAGTTTCGACCGAGTTTTTTAGGAGGACAGATGAAAATTTGCGAGTTTAAAGGGGATGGTTCAACCCTGtagtgaattttcaatattggagaacacagaGGATTCGTTACAGAGTATGTACATGGTGTACCATTTTACAGTATTTTACTGAGGGTATGTGGTCGTCCTTAAAGCTTTAAATTATGCTAGACTTTTGGGGGGTGGGGTTTGCGAagttcttacgttttcttacaagggggagAAGGAGTcaagtagcgtcttacgtaatattttttaaccgaattttcaatatgagtagtcTAAAAAACGATGTTtgagtctatatcttcgatatttatgcgactttcggtcccaaattttcaggaaacattcatgacatcaaacactgaaaataaggaaaaacaaattttttatctttttcgcatatttcggtatatgccccctccctaaatgtttaaaaaatagtcctcgaaaataaaatttccattaCTTTGtacgccttcataaataaaaagtgttcgagaagcatttaaacttttaaaatttgagaaattttttttttttagtttttccgaCTTTTtgcgaaaaccgtttgtcgtacgagaaaaagtaatagaacatgaaagatgctccttgtccggatctacaacttttgttagacttatttttttatttgatcaataatttggaggatattatataaaattgacttTGGGAACTGTTAAATAATGTTTAattgtttaagggcccaggagcACCTTTTCCCCTTATCAGACCGAGCTCAaaggaactattctggagggtgccccgaagacaattcaaaagtcgaaaataagaggcACCCTAATGCACATATAATATCTCAAAAATCCtaagaattttttccaaaatattattctaGAATTATGTAATAATACGTAACAATAAAATGTGAAGATTACAAAATTCCTACGACATCTAATAATACCAATCATAAGTCCGACGTTAAGGAAAATCTTTAAACGTCACGTACTGCTGCTATTCGCATCAAATAGCACTTTTAAGCCAAGAGGCAGTCGTTGCTTAAGTCACCAATCTTTTCAAGTGCAGAATTTATCAGCTTCGCATTTCCTGTCGCATTTACTATCGACATTGTGTCAATTGCCGTTCCCATCATGTGAAACTGTCATCTACTTCTTCCCCCGTCTAAAACTTCTACCGCGTACAAAATCTTACGATTTTACAAACTAGTGTGGCGATGAAACGTCACTGGAGCAAATTAACTCCGTAGGGCCAGTTTTTGTTGAGCAAATGCCAGATCTGGTAAACGCTAGCCTCGTTGCCAATACTCCCCGACGTACAGCTTTTACTACAAAACGTGAGGCATCTTTGATGATTAGGGAATTAACTAAGCAACAGAAGCTGTTAAGGTTTGTAACATTCGCTGTGGTTTACGACACAGACGTGACTTTTTCGCTCTCAAGAGTTGGTATTTCCTTTGGCTGATCATTTCAAGTTCACTCGTTTATGGgtcggaaaacttctaaattcgAAGCACATTCGAAAGGCACGAAATTTGTTCTGTCTCCGAACAACGATCGGGGTGTCATAAAACTAGAAGAAGATTCTTTAAGAGGTCATTAGCTCGAAGGTCCCTTCTTAAGATCATTGTATCAGCCTGACCCATGTTTTAAGATCGTATTTATATGAACATATAAGGGGAATAGTAAACACATGTGCATCGGTAGTCCCAGCACCTTGACTGCAACCGTTCAAGAATATTTTCAAGGACTACAAGCTTATATTGAGACTTCTAATCAATTACAGGTAGGTTGAGCAATAGTGAGATTTATAAATGTGCATGATCAAATAGAAGAAACTCCAGAGCCCGAGTTTTCTGGGAATAACGATAAGTATGGCACCTGGCAGCCACAGACCtgtcactaattgtaagtactgTTTTTCCTACACGTATGTCGTAACTCCTTCCACCAAGCGCTCTATTATTTGGTATCTATATCTATACACCCTCAGAAGAACTTCGAATTTTCACTTAATAACACCAAAGAATAGCTTTGATCCCTCACATAACATTTCCCTAATGAACTCCAAACTTGTACTGGCTACTTTTTTTACCTTGGAACTCGAGTAATGTTACTAATTCGATTGATTGATGGCAATATTCTTTCGAATTGTTGTGACCCAACCGACATCCGGGCGTAACGGCCCCGTGCACATTTTGATTGCCACAATCGCGTAAGTGATTTCGGATGCGCAGCGAGAACCGTCAGCACATGACGAAACATAAAAAACGGGCCAAAGACAGAGGCCCCCATGGTCCCCGCTGCACCCCAATTAGAATATCAGAACGATGTACGAGTGATGACGGATCAGAATCTATGCGAGGCTCACACGCGACAGTCCTATTGTCACTGTAACCCagatcgggacagaataaacCTTGTTCAATCCTACGGTGAGTCCTATCTCTTTAACCGGCCAAAAATCCTACTACCCCCGGTTTCCAATCGAGTATATCCATCCCGGCATCCTTACACGATTCATCGGAGCCCGTCAGACAACAGCGAAGAACGACCAAGAAACTTTACGAGATTCTCAGTGAGAATCCGGAACCCCGGCACCTTGCGCAACAAAATGCTCGTACAAAAAGGATGCACACGAATAGTGACTCACCTTGTGTCGTGGAACTGCTGGCATGCTACTGGTCCTTCCACGATACTGCCTCGGTCCGGGTCCACGTGACCCAGACGTGGAACCAGCTGGTCCGGCTGGACTGGTTGGACTGGGACCACCTGGGCTCGCCCCTGGGCTCAAGTGGGATGAGCTCGATGCCGCCCCTGGGCTAATAGCGGGGGTTCTAGTGGGACTTCTCGGCGAGGGTGATAGGTGACCCCATGGGCCAGCCTCTGCTTGCAGAAACCTGTCGTTCACGAAGGAAATATGTTGTGAGTCGCGATTTAAGTTTTGTACGATTGCTAGAAGCTACACTAGGTTTGAAATTGGGACGAGCGTAATTCCAGGGGGCAGAAGAACTAAATGGTAAAGTGGTTATAAGTTGGATGTTTGGCGGGGTTTGAAAAATGTTTGGTAGGTAGGATGGAAGGGGCGAAAAGGAATGTTGCGTTTCGGCCTGGTCCTGCTAGTGGCCTCATCGGTAGGGCTTACCTAGCAGCAGAAACaggcattatctagataaaaagtgattgaaataaCATTTCAAATAAAGAGACTTCATTTTTTACCGTTATTCGAAGATCGAATAAGATAAATGTTTTTATTCAAAGCGCCAGAGATGAAGCTGATTATTCGATGGAAATTCCTCCGACAGCGAAAGACACTTCGtttattcgaaggcctttcaCCTTGCGTTTCAAGTAACGATTCAACTTTCATTGTATCTTTATACTAGAAGGTCGAATAACCAGTGAGAGGCTTTGCGGCCCGACCCGCGCGCGGTCGCCGTTGCTCGGCCATGAGTCATTGAttctacagaatctgaatttgtttatttttcatcgtaccaatatgaaagcgatATCAAtagattcctggcattctcccgattaattaaaaagaaaataatttaaatcggactatttttaacgaaacgggatTTCAACCCCTAGTAGCATCTTTGGTTGGCCAACAGTAGCCAACAGTTGGGAATTAGTGGGGATATAGTTAGTGTTTTTGCCTACAAATTCCCATCATAGGGCCTACGGCCTACGGTAAAAAAGTTACGACAGTTTGCcaacgaatattcaatgttgggcATACAATTATTATGGctggttaattaacaaaaagttgcgacagtttgccaacgaatattcaatggtgggcctacaattattatggttggttaattaacaaaaagttgcgacagtttgccaacgaatattcaatgttAGGCCTACAATTATTATGATTGGTTAATTAACAACAAATTTACAACTATGATTAATTAGTCGACATTTGTCGTCTTTCAAACGTCAGAAAATTTGCTACATCCAAAAACCTGTTATTATATTCCAAGTTGtgacttttttcttatttataaatGCGTAATGAGGACGTCTGTCTTAAGACGAATGTGAAATTTTGAAGAATGAATCTAAAGGTTGAATGATGatattttgtagaatatttcgCGTCACTGTGCACTTCTTATAAACAATTACCACTAGTTATATAACTAGAAATTACATGCGTTTACAACGAAGTGTGTTGGGTAGTTGCGAACGGGGAGTCTCGCGTGAGACACGAGCCGTGACGTCGCCTGCCCGCAGGCTCTCCTATAGTtttcgtctaattgtaagtggtCTCTGCTTGTGACAGTAGCGAAATTATATGCAAGTGCGAACGACAGCAATTGTGCGGCTTCACTAAGTTGTTTTGTGTACCGCATATTCATCAGTGTTTTTCCTTCCTTAGGGAATGCCCCAACGATGCCGGGTCCAATGGCATCCCCACATGGCGGAAATCCTGGCATCTCTCTCGAATCAATAAAGAGTGGTAAGGCCCCTAGGGAGTCATTTAAAAGATTAAGAGAGGCGAGAACGCCGAAACTACATTCGCTCCAGCTCGACAAGTTTTTAAGAGCTTTCTTAAAGAAAACGCTGCCAAGAAAACAACCAGCAATATATTCCCTAACCTAGAAGTGGCCCGTGCGGCCAAAGCATCAGCGCCTAGAGTAGCCAGTGGTCATGACGAGAACACCCCCAATGCTCTTCTCTACCGGCGGATGGCTGGAAAACTCCCAAGAAGACCTGCAGATCTCCAAACCTACCTGCGTGTGGTGCAAACGATGCCCCCAGCGATGAAGACAACCGATTCCCAAGCCAATTCGCTAAATATTCCTAAGTAAAAAATTACGGTTAAAGGGACTGACACTGGGAGTCATACCATAACCATTAGTGCCCTGGAGCACCATCAACTTTTGGTTGCAAAGCTTCCCGAGCTAGGCATCCAGTTTTTTACTTATACGCCGAAGGGAAGTAGGTAAAAATCCATCCTCCTTAAGGGGATAAAAGGAAATTTTGATCTCGAGTACATCATGAACGAGATTCTGGATCTTCGGATTCCCAATaccgaaattttaaatatatccaGGTTCTCATTTGACAAAAAGCAGTCTGAGAAATTCCACCACCTAATATAGCTTTCGGCGGAGAGCTAGACGTCGGAGCTGTTCAAAGTTAAAGCTATAGCGTACTAACAGGTGAAATGGGGGCATCTTAGAAGACAGCCCCTATTCCAATGTAAGAAATGCCAAAGGCCTGAGCATGCTAGCAAGAATTTCCACCTGCAATATAGATGCGTCAAGTGCACCCAATCGCATAGCGAGATGCGTGTGCTATCATTCTACAAGATGGGAGGGAGGCCTTTAAGTGCGCCCACTGTGGCTCGCCTGGTCACCGAGCCTCGTACAAGCCTGCCCCTTTATAAAGTTTGCAATGAAGCAAAAAAGAGAGCTCAACACCCTGGTCTGCATCTACGTGATATAACCCAGAGGGTAAGCAAGATCTATCCTGCTATCAGAGCGAATATCTCTTTTGTACAGACGCTTTCAGGAAGGCGTCCTCAACAACACCCCTACAACTCCAACCTGCTAAGACCAAGTCCGGCGACAAGAGCGCCCATGATACCATCATACTCAGGTACCAACACGGAGCTGTCCAGTAACCAgccactcccccccccccgaagcCTCCTGCTTGGattgaagaattaaaaaacgaGTTCGCTGCACAGGTTGAGATCCAATTCCAAACCCTGGATATGCGCCGATAACGGCGAACACAGAGCGGATCGACTATATTTTTAATACCCTTTTTACGGATTGATATAATGGAAGGTTCCGTCTTCACTAGTCACATTAAGATAGCAGCTATTAACGTTAATTCTTTtatagcccccccccccccaccgccGATTGGATCTTAACCAATTTATTGCGGAGCACAACCATGATATTGTGTTACGATCAGAGACTAAACTGAACGCTATCCACAAAATCTCCCTCCAGGGTTATGAAATATCATAAGAAATGACAGGCCGAACGCAATGCAGGGTGCAGACACGGCAATCGTGATCAAGCGAAACATTCCGTATACGGTTTGTAATTTCTCTTCATCTACAAGGAATGCAATCCTGGAATATTTAATAGTAAAACTCCCAACGAGAGGTAATAATACTGTTTTCATAGTAAGCGAATACGCCAACAATGATAATCGCGACCTTTTTATCAGAGAGTTAAATAGTTTATTTACTAGTCTTAAGTTACACTGTCTCAATAACTTTTACATTATCGCGGGCGATTTTATTACCAGAAGCAAGGCGTGGGACGACAGGGCAAATAATCAGCGAGGCGCGTGCATGGGTCGCTGGGAGACAATGCATGAAAACAGATTCAAACTCAGAGTCATCGCGCCATCGACCTCTATTCTCAAGCCGGGGCAGACTTATTTGGACATATGTCTCGCTGATGCCAGGCTGAGTCTGCTGAACGGTGTCAATGGCCGGGCTAGCACTCTACCGTATGATTGTGATCACACTGCAATCACTCTCAGATTCTATTTAGAAAGCCTCTCGAATTTCTCTCCTGTAAAGCAAGGGCTGGGAGCAATAAATTCCAAATCCAGACACTCAGCCCTGTTACCAACGGTAGTGTTAACATCCCGCACAAGCAGGCAGTCAGATACTTAGGAGTACAGTTAGACTACTTCCTTACGATTGGCACACATAAAAGCAATCCACGCTCGCGTGTCTGCCCATGGAGAAGGATTCGCGGATCGCTGTTTGTTCCTCACAGGCCACGTCGTCGAACACGAAAATCGAATCGGGTCGAGTGTCTCTAGGCGGGACGATCTCGGCGGTGTCCGAGTAGGGACGGTATCCGAGTCCGCCGACGCGCGACAACTTTCGCTCCAGATACCGATACTTTGGTTGTCGCAACGATTTAgagtacacgtacacgttctcgaagcgcAAACCATTCGGACTCTCCAGCAGGCTGAGAAGCACGTTTGTTTTCCCGCATCCGGACGAACCGCAGATCACGGCTCGCACGCTGTTCGGCAGCAACGAACCGTGTCGGCGCGATCGCCTCTCATCCCACGTCACATCCTCCAACGTTCTGTTCGCGGTCACGCGAATAGCGTTCGGCTGTTTGGCGAATCGCATGGCCCCTCCTCGTCGAAAATCTGTAACACGATACCTATTTACACCCACGGCGACTGTCGAGCGACTCAGAATCGTAATATTCGTCGAATCGATCACTATCGAAGCACTGTTGACTTGCGAATGTCCTTGCAGCCCCGTGTATCTGCATTTTCATACGTATGGTTGCGGTAACGTATaaatcgaagaagaagaagtcaaCGAAGACAGGATCGGGTCTCGTGAACAGGATCAAAAACCGTTTACCGATAGAGCTGCACATTCCGGGTTATCAGTTCTGCGCACCGGGGACGCGTTTGCTGAAGCGATTGGCTCGCGGCAACGAAGGTATAAATCCGCTGGACGCCGCTTGTCGAGAGCACGATATCGCGTACTCGCGGCCCCGGGACGTGGAGGGTCGACGCGAGGCGGATGTCCCGCATGATCGTCAATGCGAAACAACAACACCACCACCAACAACAACAGGTGTACTGATAAAAACGGGGAGCGGAACGAGAACAGGAAGCAGAAGAAGCGGAAAGCCGTTGACTCATCCAAACGCGCGTTTCCTACTATCCCTAGGATGCATCGTTACATATTAACATATTACTTACGTACATACGTACACGATGTCTACCATATTTGACGTGACGAGTACGCCGACTTTCGACGATCGTATCACAAAGATCGATGTGCACGCTTACAGTCCGTACGCCAACAGGACGTTCGACAATaacgatgagataagaatacccaTTCAGCAACAAGATCTGTACACGCTCCCGTGCGAAAGTTATCTGTACGTCGAAGGTCGCGTCTCTTTGATGACAGCCGCGACGACTTTCGAGGACGTGAAAGCCGCTGCGAGAGTTTTTCTGGACTACAACTGCGTCGCGTTCATGTTCCACGAACTGGACAGAGTGGAGATCGATCGTTTTAGAAATCCGGGAATCACTACCGCGCTGAAATATTACGCGTCGTTGTTCGCCGACAGGAGCAAAGCGCTGATGAACGCTGGTTGGAACCATACCATCGCGTACGACAAAGACATTTTCAATAGCGTGGCGTTCAATTCCTATATGCCCCTGTACGCGTTACTGGGATTCTGCGAGGATTACAGGCGTATTGTGATGAACGCGCGACACGAGTTGATCCTGATTCGCGCGCGACTCGATACGAACGCGATGTACGCAGCCTCCATCACCCCCGCTATAATACCGAAACTCAAGGTCAACAAGATACAATGGCGTATGCCCCACGTCGCGTTAGAAGAGATGAACAAATTGTCGATGCTACGTCTCCTGGAAagtgatcgatcgatcgcgatGAGTTTCCGATCGTGGGACCTG
This window contains:
- the LOC143377896 gene encoding voltage-dependent anion-selective channel-like → MTKNDIGMAFSYRDVGFHLRCNQIPLEYGLSLLYKVTPDWDAAVNYVLARNGGGVHDWTLGAGARYKIDEQSVFRCKFNSDLQLGMSLQQKLDESVTLSLSFNIDCANVTRGGHKVGLGLEIQG